A region from the Populus trichocarpa isolate Nisqually-1 chromosome 18, P.trichocarpa_v4.1, whole genome shotgun sequence genome encodes:
- the LOC18107691 gene encoding thioredoxin-like 2, chloroplastic, with product MAVVVGLLPSFRSLGFPSSLLTSFASSNSIALQPLLSHKHISFSDIRIYPLLYSSAATASRFSFSRRKQLLSFKVHATVAETDQPKWWEKNAGPNMIDIHSTEEFLRALSEAGDRLVIVEFYGTWCASCRALFPKLCRTAEEHPEILFLKVNFNENKPMCRSLNVKVLPYFHFYRGAHGQLESFSCSLVKFQKIKDAIEMHNTARCSIGPPKAVGELTLESISAPQDKTAGST from the exons ATGGCAGTTGTTGTTGGGTTGCTTCCATCCTTCCGCTCACTTGGCTTCCCATCTTCTCTGCTAACCTCCTTTGCCTCCTCCAACTCCATCGCTCTCCAACCACTCCTCTCTCATAAGCACATTAGTTTTTCAGATATAAGAATTTATCCTCTCTTATATTCCTCTGCTGCCACTGCTTCtcgcttttctttttctcgcaGGAAACAATTGCTCTCTTTTAAG GTACATGCAACCGTTGCTGAAACTGACCAACCGAAATGGTGGGAGAAGAATGCGGGACCAAATATGATTGACATTCATTCTACAGAAGAATTTTTGCGTGCCCTAAGTGAAGCTGGAGATAGATTAGTAATTGTTGAATTTTATGGAACTTGGTGTGCTTCTTGTCGAGCGTTATTTCCCAAG CTCTGCAGAACAGCTGAAGAACATCCTGAAATTCTATTCCTGAAAGtcaattttaatgaaaacaagCCTATGTGCAGAAGTTTGAATGTTAAGGTGCTTCCTTATTTCCACTTCTATCGTGGAGCTCATGGACAACTTGAATCCTTTTCATGTTCACTAGTTAAG tttcaaaaaataaaagatgctaTTGAAATGCACAACACAGCCCGTTGCAGCATTGGTCCACCAAAGGCAGTTGGAGAGCTTACTCTTGAATCTATATCAGCTCCACAGGACAAGACAGCAGGATCTACATAA
- the LOC18107690 gene encoding uncharacterized protein LOC18107690: MGSDSVSTSTKPPQEGDPSASLLSFNAGSLSYPSNPHQKNTANSVIFTSLILVTCIALSAASAFAFLFFSSSSVPLTDTSSASLQSTSRSLTKLNHPVVLLISSDGFRFGYQFKTHTPNIHRLIVNGTEAETGLIPVFPTLTFPNHYSIVTGLYPAHHGIINNYFDDPKTGEVFTMASHEPKWWLGEPLWETVANHGLKAATYFWPGSEVHKGSWTCPPGFCMFYNGSVPFDERVDTVLSYFDLPASEIPVFMTLYFEDPDHQGHNVGPDGPEITEAVAGIDRMIGKLIDGLEKRGVFEDVTIIMVGDHGMVGTCDKKLIFLDDLAPWIDIPADWVRSYTPLLAIRPPPGFAPSDVVAKMNEGLQSGKVQNGKNLKMYLKEKLPSRLHYAASARIPPIIGMLDEGFKVEQKRTEGQECGGAHGYDNALFSMRTIFVGHGPQFARGQKVPSFENVQIYNLVTSILNIQGAPNNGSVSFPSTVLLPNPHKF, encoded by the coding sequence atgggTTCTGATTCAGTTTCCACATCAACGAAGCCACCACAAGAAGGAGACCCATctgcttctcttctttctttcaacGCAGGCTCCCTCTCTTATCCTTCAAATCCACACCAAAAGAACACTGCCAACTCCGTCATTTTCACCTCTCTTATCCTTGTCACTTGCATCGCTCTCTCTGCTGCTTCTGCTTTtgcctttctctttttttcctcttcttctgtTCCTCTTACGGATACCTCGTCCGCTTCTCTACAGTCGACGTCGCGTTCTTTGACCAAGCTCAACCACCCTGTCGTTCTCTTGATTTCATCTGACGGGTTCAGGTTTGGTTACCAGTTCAAGACCCATACACCAAATATTCATCGTCTGATTGTTAACGGGACTGAAGCTGAAACTGGTTTGATTCCTGTTTTCCCTACTCTTACTTTCCCTAATCACTACTCTATTGTTACTGGCCTTTACCCTGCTCATCATGGtattattaacaattattttgatGATCCAAAAACTGGAGAGGTTTTCACAATGGCAAGTCATGAGCCTAAGTGGTGGCTTGGTGAACCACTTTGGGAGACAGTGGCTAATCATGGTTTGAAGGCAGCCACTTATTTTTGGCCTGGTTCTGAGGTGCATAAAGGATCTTGGACTTGCCCTCCtggtttttgtatgttttataATGGTTCTGTTCCTTTTGATGAACGTGTAGATACTGTTTtgagttattttgatttgcCAGCTAGTGAGATTCCTGTGTTTATGACCTTGTATTTTGAGGATCCTGATCATCAGGGTCATAATGTGGGACCTGATGGTCCGGAGATTACTGAGGCTGTTGCTGGGATTGATAGGATGATTGGCAAGCTGATTGATGGATTAGAGAAAAGAGGGGTTTTTGAGGATGTCACTATAATTATGGTTGGTGATCATGGAATGGTTGGTACATGTGATAAAAAGTTgatatttttggatgatttgGCGCCTTGGATCGATATCCCAGCTGACTGGGTTAGGTCCTATACTCCTTTGCTTGCAATTCGTCCACCTCCTGGTTTTGCACCGTCTGATGTTGTTGCAAAGATGAATGAAGGGTTGCAGTCGGGGAAGGTTCAAAATGGAAAGAATTTGAAGATGTATCTCAAGGAGAAGCTGCCCTCTAGGCTTCATTATGCAGCAAGTGCCAGGATTCCACCAATAATAGGGATGCTTGATGAGGGTTTTAAGGTGGAGCAGAAGAGAACTGAGGGGCAAGAGTGTGGAGGAGCACATGGTTATGACAATGCACTTTTCTCCATGAGGACAATTTTCGTTGGCCATGGTCCTCAGTTTGCAAGGGGGCAAAAAGTGCCATCTTTTGAGAATGTCCAGATATACAACTTGGTTACTTCGATTCTCAATATCCAGGGTGCTCCCAATAATGGGTCTGTGTCTTTTCCATCAACTGTTCTTTTGCCCAATCCTCATAAATTCTAA